A genomic segment from Pseudomonas sp. M30-35 encodes:
- the rpmB gene encoding 50S ribosomal protein L28: MSRVCQVTGKGPVTGNNVSHAHNKTRRRFLPNLQHHRFWVESENRFVRLRVSAKGMRCIDKRGIDVVLSELRARGEKV; encoded by the coding sequence ATGTCAAGAGTCTGTCAAGTTACCGGTAAGGGTCCGGTAACCGGGAACAATGTTTCCCACGCACACAACAAAACCCGTCGTCGTTTCCTGCCAAACCTGCAGCATCACCGCTTCTGGGTTGAGTCTGAGAATCGCTTCGTACGTCTGCGCGTATCTGCTAAAGGCATGCGTTGCATCGACAAGCGCGGCATCGATGTTGTGTTGTCCGAGCTTCGTGCTCGTGGCGAAAAGGTTTAA
- a CDS encoding ABC transporter substrate-binding protein, giving the protein MRRKTLPLLLLPLLSPLLAQASTLSVCTEASPDGFDVVQYNSLTTTNASADVLMNRLVDFDASSGKVVPSLAQSWTVSDDGLSYTFKLRPNVSFHTTNYFKPSRAMNADDVVFSFQRMLDPKHPWHAFAQSGYPHAQSMQLPSLIKSIDAPDTNTVRFNLTQPNATFLATLSMGFASIYSAEYADQLLKAGKQNSLNSQPIGTGPFIFKRFQQDAVIRYDANQDYFAGKPAVDKMVYAITPDANVRLQKLRNNECQITLSPKPVDISVAAKDPALKAVKTNAFMTAFVGINTQHPPLDKPEVRQAINLAFDKATYLKAVFEDSAEAANGVYPPNTWSYAKNLPGYAYDPEQAKAKLKQAGLADGFKTTIWTRPSGSLLNPNPKLGAQLLQADLAKIGITAEIRVIEWGELIRRAKAGEHDLLFMGWAGDNGDPDNFLTPQFSCASVESGLNFARYCDPQLDKLISQGKTLSDQAARSDIYKKAQAIIQQQALWVPLAHPTATALTRNTVSGYSVSPFGRQDFSRVSIGK; this is encoded by the coding sequence ATGCGCCGTAAGACGTTACCTCTACTTTTATTACCGCTGCTGAGCCCCTTGTTGGCGCAAGCCTCAACGCTGAGTGTCTGTACAGAAGCCAGTCCAGACGGCTTTGACGTGGTGCAATACAACTCGTTGACCACCACCAATGCCTCCGCAGATGTATTGATGAACCGTTTAGTCGATTTTGACGCCAGCAGCGGCAAAGTCGTCCCCAGCCTCGCGCAGAGCTGGACAGTCAGCGATGACGGCCTGAGCTACACCTTCAAACTGCGGCCCAATGTCAGCTTTCATACCACCAACTACTTCAAACCAAGCCGGGCCATGAATGCTGATGACGTAGTGTTCAGCTTTCAGCGCATGCTCGACCCTAAACATCCGTGGCACGCGTTCGCTCAGAGCGGTTATCCACACGCGCAATCAATGCAATTACCCAGCCTGATCAAGAGCATTGATGCACCTGACACCAACACCGTGCGCTTCAATCTGACCCAGCCAAATGCGACCTTCCTGGCGACACTAAGCATGGGCTTTGCCTCTATTTATTCCGCTGAATATGCCGACCAGCTGCTTAAAGCGGGCAAACAAAACAGCCTCAATAGCCAACCGATCGGCACCGGCCCCTTTATTTTTAAGCGTTTTCAGCAAGACGCTGTGATCCGCTACGACGCAAATCAGGATTACTTCGCGGGCAAGCCAGCCGTCGACAAAATGGTCTACGCCATTACCCCTGACGCCAACGTGCGCCTGCAAAAACTACGCAATAACGAGTGCCAGATAACCCTGTCGCCAAAACCAGTGGATATCAGCGTTGCCGCCAAAGACCCTGCACTAAAAGCGGTGAAGACCAACGCCTTTATGACCGCCTTTGTCGGCATTAACACCCAGCATCCGCCGCTGGACAAACCCGAAGTACGCCAAGCTATAAATCTGGCTTTCGATAAAGCGACTTATCTCAAGGCGGTGTTTGAAGATAGCGCCGAGGCCGCTAACGGGGTTTATCCACCGAACACCTGGAGCTACGCCAAAAACCTGCCCGGCTATGCCTATGATCCAGAGCAAGCCAAAGCCAAGTTGAAGCAGGCAGGCCTTGCTGACGGCTTCAAAACTACCATCTGGACTCGCCCAAGCGGCAGTCTGCTTAACCCCAACCCGAAGTTGGGCGCACAACTGCTACAAGCTGATTTAGCCAAAATTGGCATCACTGCCGAAATTAGAGTGATTGAGTGGGGCGAGTTGATCCGCCGCGCCAAAGCTGGCGAGCATGACCTGCTATTTATGGGCTGGGCAGGCGATAACGGCGACCCGGATAACTTCCTGACGCCACAGTTTTCATGCGCCTCAGTTGAATCTGGGCTGAACTTTGCGCGCTACTGCGACCCGCAATTGGACAAACTTATCAGCCAGGGCAAAACCCTTAGCGACCAAGCGGCGCGCAGCGATATCTACAAAAAGGCCCAAGCCATTATCCAGCAACAAGCATTGTGGGTGCCGCTGGCGCATCCAACGGCTACCGCACTGACGCGCAACACCGTCAGCGGCTACAGCGTCAGCCCGTTTGGCCGGCAGGACTTCTCCAGAGTCAGTATCGGCAAATAA
- the radC gene encoding DNA repair protein RadC, with translation MSIRDWPAAERPREKLLAHGAGSLTDAELLAIFLRTGVAGRSAVDLARHLLADFGTLRSLLQADLPAFCQSLGLGPAKFSQLQAVLEMGRRHLAEEIQRDDALQSPQAVRDYLKSVLRHEPHEVFGCLFLDAKHRVIAYESLFTGSIDSASVYPRQVVKRALAHNAAALILAHNHPSGVAEPSQADKVLTQRLKAALELVEVRVLDHFIVGEGEPLSMAEHGWM, from the coding sequence ATGAGCATTCGCGACTGGCCTGCGGCGGAACGCCCGCGAGAAAAACTGTTGGCACATGGCGCTGGGTCTCTGACCGATGCCGAATTACTGGCGATATTTCTCCGAACAGGAGTTGCTGGACGCAGTGCGGTGGATCTGGCGCGCCACTTATTAGCGGACTTCGGCACGTTGCGCAGTTTGTTGCAGGCGGATCTTCCGGCATTTTGTCAGAGCCTGGGGCTGGGCCCGGCCAAGTTCTCGCAGTTGCAGGCGGTACTGGAAATGGGCCGTCGGCATTTGGCTGAAGAAATTCAACGAGACGACGCGCTGCAAAGCCCGCAGGCTGTACGCGATTACCTGAAATCAGTGTTGCGTCACGAGCCGCACGAGGTGTTTGGCTGTTTGTTTCTGGACGCCAAACACCGGGTCATTGCGTATGAATCGCTGTTTACCGGCTCAATCGACAGTGCCAGCGTGTATCCGCGGCAAGTGGTGAAGCGTGCGCTGGCGCACAACGCTGCTGCACTGATTCTGGCGCACAATCATCCGTCAGGTGTGGCTGAGCCAAGCCAGGCTGACAAGGTGCTCACCCAGCGTTTGAAAGCGGCTTTGGAGTTGGTTGAGGTGCGCGTGCTTGATCATTTCATCGTCGGCGAGGGTGAGCCGTTGTCGATGGCGGAGCACGGCTGGATGTAG
- the coaBC gene encoding bifunctional phosphopantothenoylcysteine decarboxylase/phosphopantothenate--cysteine ligase CoaBC: protein MQRLYRKRIILGVGGGIAAYKSAELVRRLKDQGAEVRVVMTHGGREFITPLTLQALSGNPVHQELLDPAAEAAMGHIELARWADLVLIAPATADLMARLAQGVANDLLTTVVLATDAPVALAPAMNQAMWRDPATQANAQILSQRGMHIFGPASGSQACGDVGLGRMLEADDLAQLAADCFERKSLSGVHVLITAGPTQENIDPVRYITNHSSGKMGFALAEAAAEAGAKVTLISGPVHLPTPERVTRIDVVSARDMLAACEAAMPCDLLIAAAAVADYRPEVVAQHKLKKDPTSGEGMLLQMVRNPDILATLATRTDRPFSVGFAAETENLLEYASRKLKDKNLDLIVANDVANPTIGFNSEENAITIIDRELQQSSFAQTSKGKIARQLVDFIAERMNRA from the coding sequence ATGCAGCGTCTTTATCGGAAACGCATCATCCTCGGCGTGGGTGGCGGCATTGCAGCCTATAAGAGCGCAGAACTGGTACGCCGACTGAAGGATCAAGGCGCAGAAGTACGTGTCGTCATGACCCACGGCGGCCGCGAATTTATTACGCCACTGACCTTGCAGGCCTTATCCGGCAATCCCGTTCACCAAGAACTGCTCGATCCCGCAGCCGAGGCCGCAATGGGTCACATCGAGCTAGCACGCTGGGCCGACCTTGTGCTGATCGCCCCAGCCACGGCCGACCTGATGGCGCGCCTCGCCCAAGGTGTTGCCAACGACCTGTTGACTACTGTGGTGTTAGCCACCGACGCACCCGTCGCCTTGGCACCCGCGATGAACCAAGCCATGTGGCGCGACCCAGCCACCCAAGCCAATGCGCAGATTCTCAGCCAGCGTGGCATGCATATATTTGGCCCTGCCTCCGGCAGCCAGGCCTGTGGCGACGTTGGCTTGGGCCGCATGCTTGAAGCTGACGACCTCGCGCAACTCGCCGCAGACTGTTTTGAGCGCAAAAGCCTCAGCGGGGTTCATGTACTGATTACCGCTGGCCCAACCCAAGAAAACATCGACCCGGTGCGCTATATCACCAACCATAGCTCGGGGAAAATGGGTTTTGCACTTGCTGAAGCAGCGGCCGAGGCTGGCGCCAAAGTCACCCTGATCAGCGGCCCAGTGCACCTGCCGACGCCAGAGCGGGTCACGCGCATTGATGTCGTCAGCGCCCGCGACATGCTGGCTGCCTGCGAAGCGGCTATGCCCTGCGACTTATTGATTGCCGCCGCCGCAGTTGCCGACTATCGCCCGGAAGTGGTCGCACAGCACAAGCTCAAAAAAGACCCGACCAGCGGCGAAGGCATGCTTCTGCAGATGGTCCGCAACCCGGACATCCTCGCCACGCTGGCCACTCGCACAGACCGGCCATTCAGTGTCGGCTTCGCCGCAGAAACCGAGAATTTGCTGGAATACGCGTCACGCAAGCTGAAAGATAAAAACCTCGATCTTATCGTCGCCAACGATGTGGCCAACCCCACGATAGGCTTCAATAGTGAGGAGAATGCGATCACCATCATTGATCGTGAACTGCAACAAAGCAGCTTCGCCCAGACCAGCAAGGGCAAAATTGCCCGCCAATTAGTCGACTTCATTGCTGAACGCATGAATCGCGCCTGA
- the dut gene encoding dUTP diphosphatase, giving the protein MHALQAKILDPRLGTEFPLPQYATPGSAGLDLRAMLKQALTLEPGQTVLIPTGLSIYIGDPGLAAMILPRSGLGHKHGIVLGNLVGLIDSDYQGELMVSCWNRGQDAFTINIGERIAQLVLVPVVQAHFEMVEEFDESQRGAGGFGHSGTH; this is encoded by the coding sequence ATGCACGCCTTACAAGCCAAGATCCTTGACCCGCGCCTCGGCACCGAATTTCCACTGCCGCAGTACGCCACACCAGGCTCCGCCGGCCTCGACCTGCGCGCGATGCTCAAACAAGCACTGACCCTTGAGCCAGGCCAAACCGTCCTGATCCCGACTGGCTTGTCGATCTACATCGGCGACCCGGGCCTTGCTGCAATGATTCTGCCGCGCTCGGGGCTCGGCCATAAGCACGGTATCGTGCTGGGCAATCTTGTGGGCCTGATCGACTCGGACTACCAGGGCGAGTTGATGGTTTCGTGCTGGAACCGCGGCCAAGACGCTTTCACCATCAACATCGGTGAGCGCATTGCCCAACTGGTTTTGGTTCCTGTTGTGCAGGCGCACTTCGAAATGGTTGAAGAGTTTGATGAAAGCCAGCGCGGAGCCGGCGGCTTCGGCCACTCAGGCACCCATTAA
- the algC gene encoding phosphomannomutase/phosphoglucomutase, which translates to MSNSQVAPKLPADIFRAYDIRGVVGRTLTAETAYWVGRAVGSESLAKGEPDVAVGRDGRLSGPELVEQLIQGLVDSGCNVSDVGMVPTPVVYYAANILSGKSAVMLTGSHNPPDYNGFKIVIAGDTLANEQILALKTRIDTNDLSSGVGSVEQVDVLDRYFKQIRDDIALAKPLKVVVDCGNGAAGVIAPQLIEALGCTVIPLFCDVDGTFPNHHPDPGKPENLVDLIAKVKSEKADLGLAFDGDGDRVGVVTNTGTIVFPDRLLMLFAKDVVSRNPGADIIFDVKCTRRLTPLISGYGGRPVMWKTGHSLIKKKMKETGALLAGEMSGHIFFKERWFGFDDGIYSAARLLEILSQDKRDAEHVFSAFPSDVSTPEINIQVTEENKFQIIDRLQREGSWGDANITTLDGVRVDYPKGWGLVRASNTTPVLVLRFEAETEAELERIKVIFREQMTALAPDIKLPF; encoded by the coding sequence ATGAGTAATTCGCAAGTCGCACCTAAACTTCCTGCTGATATCTTCCGCGCCTACGACATCCGTGGTGTTGTTGGCCGCACCCTAACAGCTGAAACAGCCTATTGGGTTGGTCGCGCAGTCGGCTCTGAAAGCCTCGCCAAGGGCGAGCCAGACGTCGCAGTCGGTCGCGATGGGCGCTTGTCAGGCCCAGAACTGGTTGAGCAGTTAATTCAAGGCTTGGTCGACAGTGGCTGTAACGTCAGTGATGTCGGCATGGTGCCAACTCCAGTGGTGTATTACGCCGCCAACATTCTCAGCGGCAAATCCGCAGTGATGCTCACCGGCAGCCACAATCCGCCTGATTACAACGGTTTCAAGATTGTGATCGCCGGCGACACCCTGGCCAACGAGCAAATTCTTGCGCTGAAAACCCGTATCGACACCAACGACCTCAGCAGCGGTGTCGGCAGTGTTGAGCAAGTTGATGTACTGGATCGCTACTTCAAACAGATTCGCGACGATATTGCCCTCGCCAAGCCTCTAAAAGTGGTGGTTGACTGTGGCAACGGCGCTGCAGGCGTGATCGCCCCGCAACTGATCGAAGCGCTCGGCTGTACGGTTATTCCCCTGTTCTGCGATGTCGATGGTACCTTCCCCAACCATCACCCAGATCCGGGCAAGCCCGAGAATCTGGTCGACCTGATCGCCAAGGTTAAATCTGAGAAAGCTGACCTGGGCCTAGCCTTTGACGGTGATGGCGACCGCGTTGGGGTTGTGACCAACACCGGCACCATCGTCTTCCCTGACCGCTTACTGATGCTGTTTGCCAAAGACGTTGTCTCGCGCAATCCGGGCGCCGATATTATCTTCGACGTTAAGTGCACTCGTCGCTTGACCCCGCTGATTAGCGGCTACGGCGGCCGGCCGGTGATGTGGAAAACGGGTCACTCGCTGATCAAGAAAAAGATGAAGGAAACCGGCGCCCTGCTAGCCGGTGAAATGAGCGGCCACATCTTCTTCAAAGAGCGTTGGTTCGGTTTTGACGACGGTATCTACAGCGCCGCACGGCTGCTGGAAATCCTCAGTCAGGACAAGCGCGATGCCGAACATGTGTTCTCTGCATTCCCAAGTGACGTCTCAACACCGGAAATCAATATTCAGGTTACCGAAGAGAACAAGTTCCAGATCATCGACCGCCTGCAGCGCGAGGGCTCATGGGGCGATGCCAATATCACTACGCTCGACGGTGTACGGGTTGATTATCCAAAAGGCTGGGGCTTGGTCCGCGCATCAAACACCACGCCGGTTCTGGTCCTGCGCTTCGAAGCTGAAACCGAAGCAGAGCTGGAACGCATTAAAGTAATTTTCCGCGAGCAAATGACTGCACTCGCACCTGACATAAAATTGCCGTTTTAA
- the argB gene encoding acetylglutamate kinase: MTFERDAATQVAKVLSEALPYIRRFVGKTLVVKYGGNAMESDELKTNFARDIVLMKAVGINPVVVHGGGPQIGDLLKRLSIESHFVDGMRVTDAETMDVVEMVLGGQVNKDIVNLINRHGGSAIGLTGKDAALIRAKKLTVSRKTPEMTTPEIIDIGHVGEVTGINTDLINMLVKGDFIPVIAPIGVGPEGESYNINADLVAGKVAEALKAEKLMLLTNIAGLMNKQGEVLTGLTTEQVDELIADGTIYGGMLPKIRCALEAVQGGVTSAHIIDGRVPNAVLLEIFTDSGVGTQICNRKRH; this comes from the coding sequence ATGACCTTTGAGCGTGATGCCGCTACCCAAGTGGCCAAAGTTCTTTCTGAAGCACTGCCATACATTCGCCGCTTTGTCGGCAAGACCTTGGTGGTGAAATATGGTGGCAACGCCATGGAAAGTGATGAGCTGAAAACCAACTTTGCCCGCGACATCGTGCTGATGAAGGCCGTGGGCATTAACCCCGTGGTAGTTCACGGCGGTGGTCCGCAGATTGGCGACTTGCTCAAGCGCCTTTCGATCGAAAGCCACTTCGTTGATGGCATGCGGGTCACCGATGCAGAAACCATGGACGTGGTTGAAATGGTTCTCGGCGGCCAGGTCAACAAAGACATCGTCAACCTGATCAACCGCCATGGCGGCAGCGCTATCGGCCTGACCGGTAAGGATGCCGCGTTGATCCGCGCGAAGAAACTCACCGTTTCCCGCAAAACACCGGAAATGACCACGCCTGAAATCATTGATATCGGCCACGTTGGCGAAGTCACAGGGATCAACACTGACCTCATCAACATGCTGGTCAAAGGTGACTTCATTCCTGTGATCGCGCCCATCGGTGTAGGTCCTGAGGGCGAGTCTTACAACATCAACGCGGACCTGGTCGCAGGTAAAGTTGCCGAGGCACTCAAAGCTGAAAAGCTGATGCTGCTGACCAACATCGCCGGTTTGATGAACAAACAGGGCGAAGTGCTCACCGGCCTGACGACTGAACAAGTTGATGAGCTGATTGCCGATGGCACTATCTACGGCGGCATGCTGCCAAAGATCCGTTGCGCACTGGAAGCCGTGCAAGGCGGCGTGACCAGCGCGCACATCATTGATGGCCGGGTACCGAATGCAGTGCTGTTGGAAATCTTCACTGACAGTGGCGTCGGTACCCAAATCTGCAACCGCAAACGTCACTGA
- a CDS encoding DUF4124 domain-containing protein produces MLKPVLRCCSLILCLLPSVAANAGDVLYRYTDSKGGIVLSRQGVPPEFISKGYEVLNDQGRVVQVIAPAPTLEERQRMLEEKARASSDAQLKRLYSSLEDIDRARDRKLAELDGVISVARGNLQSVRTHQANYQAQAADLERSGRDVPESLLVQINNQKIEQQRLMHDIKRYEAVRKQSEASFNADRARFAEIMSR; encoded by the coding sequence GTGCTGAAACCGGTTTTACGTTGCTGCTCGCTAATTCTATGCTTACTGCCCTCGGTTGCGGCCAATGCAGGCGACGTACTGTACCGCTACACCGACAGCAAAGGTGGCATCGTTCTTAGCCGTCAGGGTGTGCCGCCGGAGTTTATTAGCAAGGGTTATGAAGTCCTGAATGATCAGGGGCGTGTGGTGCAAGTGATTGCACCTGCGCCAACGCTTGAAGAGCGTCAGCGCATGCTCGAGGAAAAGGCCCGGGCCAGTTCCGACGCTCAGCTCAAACGGTTGTACAGCTCACTTGAAGATATTGATCGGGCGCGTGATCGTAAGCTGGCCGAGCTTGATGGGGTGATTAGCGTGGCTCGCGGTAATCTGCAGTCGGTGCGTACTCATCAGGCTAACTATCAAGCACAGGCGGCTGATCTCGAGCGCAGCGGACGCGACGTTCCCGAGAGTTTGCTGGTGCAGATTAATAACCAAAAGATCGAGCAGCAGCGTTTGATGCACGATATCAAACGCTATGAGGCCGTGCGCAAGCAGTCTGAGGCCAGCTTCAATGCTGACCGTGCGCGCTTTGCTGAGATTATGTCGCGCTGA
- the pyrE gene encoding orotate phosphoribosyltransferase: MQAYQRDFIRFAIERGVLRFGSFTLKSGRVSPYFFNAGLFDSGLALAQLGRFYAAAVVDSGIDFDVLFGPAYKGIPLAATTAVALAEHHQRDMPWCFNRKEAKDHGEGGTLVGAPLAGNVLIVDDVITAGTAIREVMQIIKSQNAHCAGVLIALNRQERGQGDLSAIQEVERDFAMPVVSIVSLEQVLEYLAENAELKQHLPAVEAYRAQYGI; encoded by the coding sequence ATGCAAGCCTACCAGCGTGACTTCATTCGTTTTGCCATCGAGCGCGGAGTCCTGCGCTTTGGTTCGTTCACCCTTAAATCCGGGCGTGTCAGCCCTTATTTCTTCAATGCGGGCTTGTTTGACAGCGGTTTGGCGCTGGCTCAGTTGGGGCGCTTTTATGCCGCAGCTGTAGTTGATAGCGGCATCGACTTTGACGTGCTGTTTGGCCCTGCCTACAAAGGAATCCCTCTGGCGGCCACCACTGCAGTCGCCTTGGCAGAGCATCATCAGCGCGATATGCCTTGGTGTTTTAACCGCAAAGAGGCTAAAGACCACGGCGAAGGTGGCACCTTGGTTGGCGCGCCATTGGCTGGCAACGTTCTGATTGTTGATGATGTGATCACGGCGGGTACGGCGATCCGTGAGGTCATGCAAATCATTAAATCGCAGAATGCACACTGTGCTGGCGTACTGATTGCATTAAATCGCCAAGAGCGGGGTCAAGGCGACCTTTCGGCTATTCAAGAAGTTGAGCGAGACTTTGCCATGCCGGTGGTGAGCATTGTTTCGCTTGAGCAAGTACTTGAGTATCTGGCAGAAAATGCTGAACTTAAACAACACCTGCCAGCGGTAGAAGCGTACCGTGCTCAATATGGGATTTAA
- a CDS encoding exodeoxyribonuclease III, whose amino-acid sequence MRIISVNVNGIHAAVERGLLSWLQAQNADVICLQDTRASAFELDDQAFQLDGYFLYACDAEVPDQGGVALYSRLQPKAVISGLGFESADRYGRYLQADFDKVSIATLLLPSGLSGDESLNQKFKFMDDFTSYLDKQRRKRREYIYCGSLYVAHQKLDAKNWRDCQQSPGFMAPERAWMDEITNTMGYVDALREVSREGEQFSWWPDNEQAEMLNLGYRFDYQLLTSGMRRTVRTARLPRQPRFSQHAPLIVDYDWILSV is encoded by the coding sequence ATGCGGATCATCAGTGTGAACGTGAATGGTATTCATGCTGCAGTCGAGCGCGGTTTGCTCAGTTGGCTGCAAGCACAGAATGCCGACGTGATTTGCCTGCAGGACACCCGTGCCTCCGCCTTTGAGCTGGACGACCAAGCCTTCCAACTGGATGGCTATTTCCTCTATGCATGTGATGCCGAAGTTCCAGACCAAGGTGGTGTGGCTCTGTATTCACGGTTACAGCCCAAGGCGGTGATTAGCGGTTTAGGCTTTGAATCAGCTGATCGCTACGGGCGCTACCTGCAAGCAGATTTCGACAAGGTAAGTATTGCCACCTTGCTGTTGCCATCGGGGCTGAGCGGGGACGAGAGCTTGAACCAGAAGTTCAAGTTCATGGACGATTTTACCAGTTACTTAGACAAGCAGCGCCGCAAGCGCCGCGAGTACATTTATTGTGGCTCGCTGTATGTGGCGCACCAGAAGCTCGACGCCAAAAACTGGCGCGACTGCCAACAGTCGCCTGGGTTTATGGCGCCTGAGCGAGCGTGGATGGACGAAATAACCAACACCATGGGCTATGTTGATGCCTTGCGTGAGGTTAGCCGTGAAGGTGAGCAATTCAGTTGGTGGCCAGACAACGAGCAAGCTGAAATGCTCAACCTGGGTTACCGTTTTGACTATCAATTGCTCACTTCGGGTATGCGCCGTACGGTGCGTACCGCACGCCTGCCGCGTCAGCCACGCTTCTCGCAGCACGCACCACTGATTGTTGATTACGACTGGATTCTCAGCGTGTAA
- a CDS encoding DUF4870 domain-containing protein: protein MEEQVPVPTPSQDARQWAMFCHFAAFLGFVFPFGNLVGPLVVWQIKKDLDPFVDEQGKEALNFQISITIAFMISMLLMLVVIGFVLTTLVAIVGVVLAIIGGIKANEGQSYRYPFCWRIVK, encoded by the coding sequence ATGGAAGAGCAAGTGCCAGTACCGACTCCAAGCCAGGATGCGCGTCAGTGGGCTATGTTTTGTCACTTCGCGGCCTTCCTTGGCTTCGTTTTCCCGTTCGGTAACCTGGTGGGCCCGTTAGTGGTCTGGCAGATCAAAAAGGATCTCGATCCTTTTGTTGACGAGCAGGGCAAGGAAGCGCTGAACTTTCAGATCAGCATCACTATCGCCTTTATGATCAGCATGTTGTTGATGCTGGTGGTGATTGGCTTTGTGCTGACCACACTGGTGGCAATTGTTGGTGTTGTGCTGGCGATTATTGGCGGGATCAAAGCCAATGAAGGTCAGTCATATCGCTACCCATTCTGCTGGCGCATCGTGAAATAG
- the rph gene encoding ribonuclease PH has translation MKRPSGRAADQLRAIRITRNYTKHAEGSVLVEFGDTKVICTVSVESGVPRFLKGQGQGWLTAEYGMLPRATGDRNQREASRGKQGGRTLEIQRLIGRSLRAALDMSKLGEFTLYVDCDVIQADGGTRTASITGSMVALIDALKIIKKRGGLKGGDPLKQMIAAVSVGMYQGEPVLDLDYPEDSAAETDLNVVMTSAGGFIEVQGTAEGAPFQPEELNAMLALAQKGMNELFAIQQAALAD, from the coding sequence ATGAAACGTCCAAGTGGCCGCGCCGCTGATCAATTGCGTGCAATCCGTATCACCCGTAACTACACCAAGCATGCGGAGGGTTCTGTGCTGGTTGAGTTTGGTGATACCAAAGTGATTTGCACGGTCAGCGTCGAGTCTGGCGTACCGCGCTTTCTTAAAGGTCAGGGCCAGGGTTGGTTGACGGCTGAGTACGGCATGCTGCCGCGCGCCACCGGTGACCGTAACCAGCGTGAAGCCAGCCGCGGTAAGCAAGGCGGTCGCACGCTGGAAATTCAACGCCTTATCGGTCGCTCGTTGCGTGCTGCTCTGGATATGTCGAAGCTGGGTGAGTTCACCCTCTATGTTGATTGCGACGTGATCCAGGCCGATGGCGGCACCCGCACTGCGTCGATCACCGGTTCCATGGTTGCGTTGATTGATGCGCTTAAGATCATCAAGAAGCGTGGCGGCCTTAAAGGCGGCGACCCGCTCAAGCAGATGATTGCTGCGGTGTCGGTTGGCATGTATCAGGGCGAACCCGTACTCGATCTGGACTACCCGGAAGATTCGGCCGCCGAGACCGATCTGAACGTGGTCATGACCAGCGCTGGCGGCTTTATTGAAGTGCAGGGCACCGCTGAAGGCGCGCCATTCCAGCCAGAAGAGCTGAATGCCATGCTCGCCCTGGCGCAAAAAGGTATGAATGAGCTGTTTGCAATTCAGCAAGCGGCTTTAGCTGACTAA